Within Pseudomonas brassicacearum, the genomic segment GCCAATATCACAGCGAGGGCAAGGCCTAGCTGTGAGGCGATCCGGGCACGGGGTTGAGACATGACGGCTCCTGGCCGAGAGACCGGATCATCCTGATCACGCTCGCACGCTCGGCATTTTCGAGTGAGGTGTAAGTTGGGCCCTTTCTGCACGAAGGTTCCATCCTCACTTCGGCGGCAAAACCAAATACTTGAGCGGTTTAGAAGGATTAATGCCAAGTGGCTAGCACGGCAACTGCAACGTTTCAGCCCAGGCGCTGCACGTCGGGTAATTGCATGGCCCTCACCTCACCCTGGAGGAAGTCGCTGAGCCGGCGCAAACGTTCACCTCCCGGGCGGGTTTTCGGCCAGACCAGATAATAGTGCTCACCGCTGGCGACAGCCGTCGGCCATGGCAGGCTCAGGCGTCCCTGGGCGACATCCTCGGCCACCATCAACAGGTCGCCCATGGACACCCCATAGCCACGTGCCGCCGCGATCATGCCCAGCTCCAGGGTATCGAACACCTGCCCCCCCTTGAGCGAGACCTTGTCGGACAGGCCCATGCGTTGCAGCCAATTGCGCCAGTCCCGGCGATCGGGCGTGGGATGCAGCAGCTCCGCGCTGGCCAACCGCGCCACATCCCAGGGTTGATCGTTCAACAGGTTCGGCGCGCCCACCGGGATCAATTCCTCGGGGAACAGCAAACTGGCCTCCCAGTCCGCCGGGAAATGCCCGTTGCCCAGCAACACGGCGCAATCGAAGGGCTCGGCGTTGAAGTCCACCGAGTCGATGTCCATCCAGGCACTGGTCAGCTGCACCTCGTTGCCAGGCTGCAAATGCCGGAAGCGACTCAAGCGCGCCAACAGCCAGCGCATGGTCAGCGTGGAAGGCGCTTTCATTCGCAGGATGCCATCCTCGCCATGCAAGGTGTGGCAGGCCCGCTCCAGCGCCATGAAGCCCTCACGTACGCCCGGCAACAGCAACCGTGCCGCCTCGGTCAATTGCAGGTTGCGGCCGCTGCGCAGGAACAGCCGACAGGCAAAGTGATCTTCCAGCGTGCGAATGTGCCGGCTGACCGCGCTCTGGGTGATCGACAGCTCTTCAGCGGCCCGGGTGAACGAGCTGTAGCGCGCCGCGGCTTCGAATGCCCGCAGCGCATAAAGAGGAGGAAGACGACGAGGCATCGCAAAAGCTCCATGGCGAGGTCTGCAAACCCTACCAGAAACACGTCCAGCATGAGTTTTAATCATGCCAGCGATCTTTTTTATCCCTTTGTGCAATCCGCCGAGAGCGCCGAGAATCGTTGCTTTACTGCCTTGTTTGAACATGGAGCGTGATGATCATGCGGCATCCGGCGCGTATCGAACTCTGGGCCATCCTGCGGCTGGCGGGGCCGTTGATTGCCTCGCAGTTGGCGCACATGCTGATGGTGCTCACCGACACCGTGATGATGGCGCGCCTGAGCCCCCAAGCCCTCGCCGGCGGCGGGCTCGGGGCGGCCACCTATTCGTTCGTGTCGATCTTCTGCATCGGCGTGATCGCCGCGGTGGGCACCCTGGTCGCGATCCGCCAGGGCGCAGGCGATGTCGAAGGCGCCACCCGGCTGACCCAGGCCGGACTATGGCTGGCCTGGCTGATGGCGCTGATGGCCGGGTTGCTGTTGTGGAACCTCAAGCCGGTGCTGCTGATGTTCGGCCAGACCGAAACCAACGTGCTGTCCGCCGGACAGTTCCTGCTGGCACTGCCGTTCGCCCTGCCCGGCTACTTGAGTTTCATGGCCCTGCGCGGCTTCACCAGCGCCATCGGCCGGGCCACACCGGTCATGGTGATCAGCCTCGGCGGCACCGTGGCCAACTTCCTGCTCAACTACGCGCTCATCACCGGCATGTTCGGCCTGCCGAAACTCGGCTTGATGGGCATCGGCCTGGTCACGGCCATCGTTGCCAACTGCATGGCCCTGGCGCTGGCCTGGCATATCCATCGGCACCCGGCCTACCGTGCCTATCCACTGCTCGACGGCCTGTCGCGGCCCAATCGCCAGTACCTCAAGGAGCTGTGGCGCCTGGGCCTGCCGATTGGCGGCACCTACGCGGTGGAGGTCGGGCTGTTTGCGTTCGCCGCGCTGTGCATGGGCACCATGGGCAGCACGCCGTTGGCAGCCCACCAGATCGCGCTGCAAATCGTCTCGGTGGCGTTCATGGTACCGGCCGGGATGTCCTACGCCATCACCATGCGCATCGGCCAGCACTACGGTGCCGGGCAACTGCTGATGGCACGCCTGGCCGGTCGGGTCGGGATTGGCTTTGGTGCGGCGGCCATGCTGGCGTTCGCCATGGTGTTCTGGCTGCTGCCCCATCAATTGATCGGCTTGTTCCTGGACCACGACGACCCGGCGTTTCGCGACGTGATCAACCTGGCCGTGAGCCTGCTGGCGGTGGCGGCGTGGTTCGAGCTGTTCGATGGCACGCAAACCATTGCCATGGGTTGCATTCGCGGGCTCAAGGACGCCAAGACCACCTTCCTGGTGGGTCTGGGTTGCTATTGGCTGATCGGCGCTCCGGCGGCGTGGTGGATGGCGTTTCACCTGAACTGGGGGCCGACTGGCGTCTGGTGGGGCTTGGCCCTGGGGCTGGCCTGCGCGGCCGTGAGCCTGACGGCGGCGTTTGAATGGAAGATGAAGCGGATGATTCGCAGTGAGCCTGGGCAGCAACGCTTCCAAGCCATCCAGGCCGATTGAGATGTATCCCCCTGTGGGAGCGAGCTTGCTCGCGATAGCGGTGTGTCAGTCAAAATAAATGGGACAGACCTATCGCCATCGCGAGCAAACTCGCTCCCATAGGGTTTTGTGTCAGCTGATTTCCAGCATCGACTGTTGATCACCCTCGAACGTCAGGTATTCAACCAACTCCGGCAACGGCAACGGCTTGCTGATCAGGAAACCCTGCACCTGGTCACACCCGAAGCCGCGTAGCAGGTCCAGTTGTTCCTGGGTTTCCACACCTTCGGCCACCACTTCCAGGTTGAGGTTATGCGCCAGGTTGATCATCGCGTGCACCAGTTTGCGGTTCTCTTCGCGCTGCTCCATGCCGCCGACGAAACTCTTGTCGATCTTGAGCAGGGCGATGGGCAGGCTGTTGAGGTGCACGAACGAGGAGAACCCGGTGCCGAAGTCGTCCAGGGAGAAGCGCACCCCCAGGCGGCCCAGGGCATCCATGGTCTGCTTGACCAGTTCGCTACGGCGCATGACGGCGGTTTCGGTGAGTTCGAACTCCAGCCACTGCGCCTCGACACCCCGCTCGGCAATCAGTCGACTCAAGGTTGGCAGCAACTGGCTGTCCTGGAACTGTCGGAACGACAGGTTGACCGCCATGTGCAACGGCGCCAGCCCCCGCTCGCGCAAAGCCTGCATGTCCCGCAGCGCCCGGGAAATCACCCAGTAGCCCAGCGGCACGATCAGGCCGCTCTGTTCGGCCAGCGGCACGAACTCACTCGGTGGCAGCAAGCCACGTTCCCCATGACGCCAGCGCACCAGGGCTTCGAGGCCGACGATGTGGCCGCCATCAAGGTTCAACCGTGGCTGGTAATGCAGCTCCAGCTCGTCGCGGCGCAGTGCCCGGCGCAGTTCGCTTTCCAGGTCGGCGAGGCTGCGGGCATTGCGATTGATGCGCTCGTTGAAGATATGAAAAGTGCAGCCCTGGGTGCTCTTGGCCTGCTGCATGGCGATGTGGGCGTGCCACATCAGCGGATCGGCGCCGGCCTGGGCGCGAGCGTGGGCAACCCCCAGGCTGCAGCCGATCAGCAGGCTTTCACCGTCCACCCAATAGGGTTCGGCCAAGGCTTCCGTAATACGCTCGGCCATCCACTCGGCCCGCTGTGGCGCGCGGCGGGTGTCGATCAGCAGGGCGAATTCATCACTGCCCAACCGCGCCAATTGATCGCCGGCCTCGAGCGAGCCCTTGAGCCGCGACACCACTTGCAGGATCAAGCGGTCACCGGCCTGATGGCCGAGGGCGTCGTTGGCGTGACGAAAGTTGTCCAGGTCCAGGTGACCGAGCGCCAGGCCACGGCCGTCGTTTTCCGCCAGGCGCGCCGCCAGCAGCGTCTGGAAGCCCTGGCGATTGGCGATGCCCGTCAAGGGGTCCTGTTCGGCAAGGCGCTGCAAGGTGTTTTCCAGCACGCCCCGTTCGCGCACATGCCGCAGGCAACGACGCAGGGTCGCGCTGTCGAGGACATCACGCACCAACCAGTCGCTGACACCGTCGGGGGCAACCGCCGGCTCGTGCTCGAGCAACAGGATCGTCGGCAGGCTGCAACGGCCCGGCGCCGGCTGCAACGCCGCGACGGTCAGCAACACCGCGTTGCGATTATCTTCGAACAGGCTGCTGACTGACTCCCAGCTCGGGGCGCTGATCAACACGACCAAGGGCCCCAAGGGCGCCAGGCACTCGCGCAATATTGCTGACCACGCAGGCTCTTGGGCCAATAACAGCAAACGCAAGGGTTCGACAGGCGTTGACAAGCTGACTCCCTAGACTCTGCAAGGTGGTAGGCGCCGGGCATTATGACGTGCCCATGGGCAATGACCAATGCCAATGGTTCTCAAACACGCGGTTTCGGTGGTTTTTTCCACTCCAAATCCTGCGCTGGACGCAATTGG encodes:
- a CDS encoding LysR substrate-binding domain-containing protein produces the protein MPRRLPPLYALRAFEAAARYSSFTRAAEELSITQSAVSRHIRTLEDHFACRLFLRSGRNLQLTEAARLLLPGVREGFMALERACHTLHGEDGILRMKAPSTLTMRWLLARLSRFRHLQPGNEVQLTSAWMDIDSVDFNAEPFDCAVLLGNGHFPADWEASLLFPEELIPVGAPNLLNDQPWDVARLASAELLHPTPDRRDWRNWLQRMGLSDKVSLKGGQVFDTLELGMIAAARGYGVSMGDLLMVAEDVAQGRLSLPWPTAVASGEHYYLVWPKTRPGGERLRRLSDFLQGEVRAMQLPDVQRLG
- a CDS encoding NorM family multidrug efflux MATE transporter, which produces MRHPARIELWAILRLAGPLIASQLAHMLMVLTDTVMMARLSPQALAGGGLGAATYSFVSIFCIGVIAAVGTLVAIRQGAGDVEGATRLTQAGLWLAWLMALMAGLLLWNLKPVLLMFGQTETNVLSAGQFLLALPFALPGYLSFMALRGFTSAIGRATPVMVISLGGTVANFLLNYALITGMFGLPKLGLMGIGLVTAIVANCMALALAWHIHRHPAYRAYPLLDGLSRPNRQYLKELWRLGLPIGGTYAVEVGLFAFAALCMGTMGSTPLAAHQIALQIVSVAFMVPAGMSYAITMRIGQHYGAGQLLMARLAGRVGIGFGAAAMLAFAMVFWLLPHQLIGLFLDHDDPAFRDVINLAVSLLAVAAWFELFDGTQTIAMGCIRGLKDAKTTFLVGLGCYWLIGAPAAWWMAFHLNWGPTGVWWGLALGLACAAVSLTAAFEWKMKRMIRSEPGQQRFQAIQAD
- a CDS encoding putative bifunctional diguanylate cyclase/phosphodiesterase translates to MSTPVEPLRLLLLAQEPAWSAILRECLAPLGPLVVLISAPSWESVSSLFEDNRNAVLLTVAALQPAPGRCSLPTILLLEHEPAVAPDGVSDWLVRDVLDSATLRRCLRHVRERGVLENTLQRLAEQDPLTGIANRQGFQTLLAARLAENDGRGLALGHLDLDNFRHANDALGHQAGDRLILQVVSRLKGSLEAGDQLARLGSDEFALLIDTRRAPQRAEWMAERITEALAEPYWVDGESLLIGCSLGVAHARAQAGADPLMWHAHIAMQQAKSTQGCTFHIFNERINRNARSLADLESELRRALRRDELELHYQPRLNLDGGHIVGLEALVRWRHGERGLLPPSEFVPLAEQSGLIVPLGYWVISRALRDMQALRERGLAPLHMAVNLSFRQFQDSQLLPTLSRLIAERGVEAQWLEFELTETAVMRRSELVKQTMDALGRLGVRFSLDDFGTGFSSFVHLNSLPIALLKIDKSFVGGMEQREENRKLVHAMINLAHNLNLEVVAEGVETQEQLDLLRGFGCDQVQGFLISKPLPLPELVEYLTFEGDQQSMLEIS